One window of Paenibacillus sp. FSL K6-3182 genomic DNA carries:
- a CDS encoding Lrp/AsnC family transcriptional regulator: MTELQLKVLELLQEDARRDADLIATMLAVTTEEVKQAIAELEKDHIIVKYATVVNWSKIDDQKVTALIEVQITPERGRGFEGIAERIYLYPEVKSVYLMSGAYDLLVEVEGKTLKEVASFVSNKLSPIDAVLSTKTFFILKKYKQDGIIFEEHEGDHRLMVSP; encoded by the coding sequence ATGACCGAATTACAGTTGAAAGTGCTTGAACTGCTTCAGGAGGATGCGCGCAGGGATGCAGATTTGATCGCAACCATGTTAGCCGTAACAACCGAGGAAGTAAAGCAAGCCATCGCCGAGCTAGAGAAAGACCATATTATCGTGAAGTATGCGACAGTCGTAAACTGGAGCAAGATTGACGACCAGAAGGTAACTGCACTTATTGAGGTACAAATTACACCAGAACGCGGTCGCGGTTTCGAAGGAATCGCTGAGCGCATTTATTTATATCCAGAAGTAAAATCCGTCTACCTGATGTCGGGAGCATACGATTTGCTCGTTGAGGTTGAAGGAAAAACGTTGAAAGAGGTCGCCTCTTTTGTATCGAATAAACTATCGCCTATTGACGCGGTATTATCGACAAAAACATTTTTTATTTTGAAAAAATACAAACAAGACGGCATTATCTTCGAGGAGCATGAAGGTGATCATCGGTTGATGGTTTCGCCGTGA
- a CDS encoding aminotransferase class I/II-fold pyridoxal phosphate-dependent enzyme yields MIKDEEKQPSTPLQRQSMADYLSPLVRGIKPSGIRRFFDLVSTRKDVITLGVGEPDFVTPWHVREAAVYALEMGKTQYTSNAGMPELREAIGQYLNDQFAVPYNPASEILVTVGGSEAIDLALRAFISPGDEILIPEPCYISYSPITALTGGKPVGIETFAKDEFKLKAESLQAVITPKSKVLILCYPSNPTGGTMTYEDWLPIAKLVEENDLIVISDEIYAELTYGSKHVSFAAMPGMKDRTILVSGFSKAFAMTGWRMGYACGHPDLIAAMLKIHQYTVMCAPIMAQYAALEALQHGLEEKDRMVEAYNQRRRLVVKGFREIGLDCHEPQGAFYAFPSIVSTGLSSEEFAQRLLDEANVAAVPGDVFGLGGEGHLRCSYATSVTNLTEALDRIGGFVHRLKQEG; encoded by the coding sequence ATGATTAAAGATGAAGAGAAACAACCCTCCACACCTTTGCAGCGTCAATCGATGGCTGATTATTTGTCACCGCTCGTTCGGGGCATCAAACCGTCGGGAATCCGTCGGTTTTTTGATTTGGTCAGTACGCGCAAGGATGTTATTACATTAGGAGTAGGGGAACCGGACTTTGTGACGCCATGGCATGTTCGGGAAGCTGCTGTATATGCGCTTGAAATGGGGAAAACGCAATACACGTCAAATGCAGGTATGCCAGAGCTTCGCGAAGCCATTGGGCAGTATTTAAATGATCAATTTGCCGTACCTTACAACCCTGCCAGCGAAATTTTAGTAACTGTTGGCGGCAGTGAAGCCATTGATCTTGCCCTTCGAGCGTTTATTTCGCCAGGCGATGAAATCTTGATTCCTGAGCCATGTTATATTTCCTATTCACCAATAACCGCACTTACCGGTGGAAAACCTGTCGGTATTGAAACGTTTGCCAAGGATGAATTTAAGCTGAAGGCAGAGTCGCTTCAAGCCGTTATAACGCCAAAATCAAAAGTACTTATTTTATGTTATCCAAGCAACCCTACTGGCGGAACTATGACCTATGAGGACTGGCTGCCTATTGCAAAGCTAGTGGAAGAGAATGATCTTATTGTTATTTCCGATGAGATTTATGCGGAGCTTACTTACGGCTCCAAGCATGTAAGCTTTGCAGCAATGCCGGGGATGAAGGATCGAACCATTCTTGTGAGCGGCTTCTCGAAAGCTTTCGCGATGACAGGCTGGCGGATGGGTTATGCTTGCGGCCATCCCGATCTTATTGCAGCTATGCTAAAAATTCATCAGTATACAGTGATGTGCGCGCCGATTATGGCGCAGTATGCAGCGCTTGAAGCACTTCAACATGGCTTAGAAGAGAAGGACCGCATGGTGGAGGCTTATAATCAGCGCCGGCGTCTTGTCGTAAAAGGATTCAGGGAAATCGGACTCGATTGCCATGAGCCGCAGGGTGCATTTTATGCATTCCCATCGATCGTATCGACTGGCTTATCAAGTGAGGAGTTTGCGCAGCGTCTGCTCGACGAAGCGAATGTTGCAGCTGTTCCGGGAGATGTATTCGGTCTCGGAGGCGAAGGCCATCTTCGCTGTTCCTATGCAACTTCTGTCACGAATCTGACCGAAGCGCTTGATCGAATAGGCGGCTTTGTACATCGCTTGAAGCAAGAAGGCTAA
- a CDS encoding cob(I)yrinic acid a,c-diamide adenosyltransferase, which produces MKLYTRTGDSGQTSLIGGRVRKDDVRVEAYGTIDELNCFVGQAAAEAAKHEELAEMAAWLVDIQQELFDCGSDLAYAVEGAPLKISAEPSKRLEEWIDQYTAEAPEITRFILPGGSSVSAVLHVCRTVCRRAERRVVTLAAEHSINADVQTYLNRLSDFFFAAARVANAKLGVSDTEYVRSAEVFRKPKK; this is translated from the coding sequence ATGAAACTATACACAAGAACGGGCGATAGCGGTCAGACATCTTTAATTGGCGGCCGCGTGCGCAAGGATGATGTTCGTGTTGAGGCATATGGTACCATAGACGAATTGAATTGTTTTGTAGGTCAGGCAGCGGCGGAAGCTGCCAAACATGAAGAGCTGGCAGAAATGGCAGCTTGGCTCGTTGATATTCAGCAGGAGTTGTTTGACTGCGGCTCAGATCTTGCTTACGCCGTTGAAGGCGCGCCTCTAAAAATATCGGCAGAGCCGTCTAAACGTCTGGAAGAATGGATTGACCAATATACGGCAGAGGCACCGGAAATCACGAGGTTTATTTTGCCGGGAGGAAGCTCTGTTTCTGCAGTTCTGCATGTATGCCGAACGGTATGCCGCCGTGCAGAGCGCCGCGTTGTAACACTTGCAGCGGAGCATTCGATTAATGCCGATGTACAAACGTATTTGAATCGATTGTCCGATTTTTTCTTCGCCGCTGCTAGAGTTGCAAATGCGAAGCTTGGCGTATCAGATACGGAATATGTACGCAGCGCAGAAGTATTTCGGAAGCCGAAAAAATGA
- a CDS encoding RluA family pseudouridine synthase, with protein MMDRLELLYYRPLVAAVSEAEHGMTVRRVLERQLGVSRKLLSQVKQTEHGLTVNEIRAYTTAPVAAGDIIRVRMEREISEDILPQPIPVQIVFEDEDLLIVNKPAGMIVHPTHGHYTGTLANGIVYHWQEAGEKVRFRPVHRLDEETSGLVAIAKTSYVHQQLSEQMQANGILKLYRAYVYGCPAPAAGTVDAPIDRDPDQPHVRIVTPKGYPSITHYETIAHYDSTSDKPAAAAVRLKLETGRTHQIRVHMKHIGCPLIGDKMYGTQQGVEEEWEDAVGRQALHAEILGFTHPITKKWMEWRADLPPELERLERSLSK; from the coding sequence ATGATGGATAGACTAGAATTATTATATTATCGCCCGCTAGTGGCTGCGGTTAGCGAGGCAGAGCATGGAATGACCGTCCGGCGGGTGCTGGAGCGGCAACTGGGCGTATCACGCAAGCTCCTCTCGCAAGTAAAGCAAACGGAGCATGGACTGACTGTTAACGAGATTCGTGCCTATACGACAGCTCCTGTTGCAGCGGGCGATATCATTCGCGTACGCATGGAGCGAGAAATTTCCGAAGATATTTTGCCGCAGCCTATTCCGGTACAGATCGTATTCGAGGATGAGGATCTGCTAATCGTAAATAAACCAGCTGGGATGATCGTTCATCCGACTCATGGACATTACACGGGGACGCTTGCTAATGGTATCGTCTACCATTGGCAAGAGGCGGGAGAGAAGGTGCGTTTCCGTCCTGTCCACCGCCTTGATGAAGAAACATCCGGACTTGTCGCTATTGCAAAAACCTCCTATGTACATCAACAGCTTTCGGAGCAAATGCAGGCAAACGGTATTTTAAAGCTGTACCGTGCATATGTTTATGGCTGCCCTGCACCAGCTGCGGGAACGGTGGATGCGCCGATTGACCGTGACCCAGACCAGCCGCATGTTCGCATCGTCACGCCGAAGGGTTATCCGTCTATTACGCATTATGAGACGATTGCACATTATGACTCTACTTCGGACAAGCCTGCCGCAGCGGCTGTGCGCTTAAAGCTCGAAACGGGACGGACGCATCAAATTCGCGTTCATATGAAGCATATCGGCTGCCCGCTTATCGGAGATAAAATGTATGGTACTCAGCAAGGTGTGGAGGAAGAGTGGGAGGATGCAGTCGGTCGTCAAGCACTCCATGCCGAGATACTGGGCTTTACCCATCCAATTACAAAAAAATGGATGGAATGGCGTGCGGATTTGCCGCCTGAGCTAGAACGATTAGAACGAAGTCTGTCAAAATAA
- a CDS encoding arsenate reductase family protein, producing MTKQKELTIIQYPKCGTCRSALKSLQNKGNDVVSRNIVEQTPTAAELKEIVKNSGLELKKFFNTSGDVYRELGLKDKLADMSEDEKYDLLASNGMLIKRPIVTDGKTVTVGYKEEQYEQVWNNGKG from the coding sequence ATGACGAAACAAAAGGAACTAACTATCATTCAATATCCAAAATGCGGTACATGCCGCTCAGCGCTTAAATCGCTGCAAAATAAGGGCAATGATGTCGTATCCAGAAATATTGTTGAGCAAACACCTACAGCTGCAGAGCTGAAGGAGATTGTAAAAAATAGCGGTCTGGAGCTGAAAAAGTTTTTTAACACATCTGGAGATGTGTACAGGGAGCTTGGTTTGAAGGACAAGCTGGCTGACATGTCTGAAGATGAGAAATATGACTTGCTTGCTTCGAATGGTATGCTGATTAAACGGCCTATCGTGACGGATGGCAAGACGGTTACTGTTGGATATAAGGAAGAACAATACGAACAAGTTTGGAACAATGGAAAAGGGTGA